TTCTCAATCTCTAATTTTTCTCTCCCGATTTTTCAACCTTTTGGCTTGGTTTTCATCTCAACAACACGCTTGCTCCACGGGATCaatttacctacaaaataagataaATAGAGCATAAGAAATATTCAAATCATTAGGATTAAGGACATAAAagtagctctttttgagagctaacaaaCACTCCCAACATAGCTCTTGATCATCTCGAGGAAGGTCATAACACTCAATCATGCAATTGATAAGAAACTATTCACTCTATTTGTCGGATCCTTTCTCAAGTATTAACAGTCTTTAGGGTTACATGATAAATCACATAACAATCCAAATTCAATTAATCACTTAATTGGGACTCATTATAAAAAGGACTTTTacaattaaatcatgcatgAATGAACACTAAGGCatgaaaatttttttcctcATAAATCGAAAAGTACCCGGAAAAGTTTTATCTTACTCCCTTTCATCTTCCCTCTACTCTAGCTTGGTTATTAGCCTAAGACAAACCATTCTTTCTAATCAAACAGCAACACTTAGCCAAGAGTGCCTAAAACTCACACACGAAACATAGAGGACATCGATTTTACTTAGAGAGCTAGCTTTGACACTCGATCGCTGGGAACCAATCACTCTTTTCTCCCgggccctaactagacacgACGGAGGTAGCTTTTTTctcctctatccatgcacacacacaatTTTTTGTAGGCATGTCGGCTTATGCCTCATTTTAAtgcattattttttctttttcaataacTACTttgcttttccttttttttttttttattcacacACTAGGCCACTATTTTTTCATTGTCTAATTTTTCTCCCAGGCACTAAAAATTACTCCTAAGCTAAAATGGGGCCTTTCGAGGTGATAACAAAAATCTGAGAAGGATAACCCGTTTCTAAGACTTTTTAGggatttataacaaaaaaaaaaattctaacctAGTTCATTACGCATGGATTTCATGAAAAAGTTTTTATAAAGAGCCCAATATCGtgaaagaattttctttttgaaaacaTACAACCTAATGAGGGCATCATTAACTTGTCATTGAAAGGAAATGGCAAACAGAGCCAACAGACCATGCAAACACCAGACAATCAGACAAAATCGATTATTCAGATAAAAATCCAGCCCATAGAAGATTATTCCATAACACAACAACCAATGAAAACTTATTTAGATCATAAAAAGCCGATTATtagcaataaaaaaaaaggatggtACAAGTAGCTTATGTATAAAatcaaaaaacaagaaacatgcTTCGCCCACTCCCAACTTTAGAAATATGCATTGTCCTTAATGTATATTTAAACTACCATGCGAATGACAAAAAAAGGGGACAAGGGGAACATAAAAATTCCCTTGGAATTGGACATGAGCATGACCATGGGGAAAGCTATCCTTTAAAGGGCCAAAAGTATAATTTCctataaaaagaaatagaaatgtAATCAATAATTCTTTCAACTCattcaaaaagaaataaatagaggaaataaagaaaaagaaaaagaaatcagATAAATTTTTTACGCCTGGTTGTCTCCAGGAAGTGCAATTTTAACATCTTTTACTCGACGATAGGTGAAGATGGGCTTAAGTGACTAAAGGCGAAGTTAAAGCCAAGCTCGAGCGAGCAAGGTTGACTTCCTCTTTATTGAAGATATTGAGACGATGCCCATTCACCTTAAACTCATTTCCAGTCTTTTTGGGCCATTTTCTCTTGAGGTTCCTTAAACAAAAATGTAAGGAATTTCGCTTTTCAGGAGATAGAAGAGTCTTGGACTCAATTCCTTGAACCTACGAATCAAGAAGACCAAAGTCAAAAGAAGGTTTATCATGGTTGCTAACATCAACAGAAGAGAGAGATAAATCATGCAAATTCAAATCAATATAGGGAGCAATCAACTTATCAGAATCATCATCATCATGCAAAACAAGCTCATCCATTAGATCATGTATTTCAATCATGTAAAGAGACAGATATTCCTTAAGAAACTTCATGGCATCATACATATTGAATGAGACAACTTCCCCATCGAACTCTACAAAAAGACTTCTTTTgtcaatatcattttttttttttttttgtagttttcatGAATGGTCTTCCTAAAAGAAttgtagaagaagaaggagtAGATATCTCATCCATTTTCAAAACATAGAAGTCAACAGGAAAAATCAAATCCTTTACTTGCATTAAAACATCTTCCACTATCCCTAGAGGTTGAATGTAAGATTTATCGGCCAACTGAATACATACCACAGGTTTtgcaaataatttaatttaagatcTTCATACACATGATATGACATAACTTTCCATTTAGCCAAGTCCtcgaaatggtaggcttattcaATCGACTACGAGGATCATTCTTATCCATGCAATGAGCCTTTGTTTGATGGTCAGATTTAACAGAAACGTTGTCGCACACGATCACTGACTcaaacaaagaaatatattcACCGATCCTatacttaaattaaaaaaaaaacgtagtAAAAGCAGTAAGAACGGGGTCGAATCTATAGGAAAACTATAGATTAGCTaggttaattaaataattccaTGTGACGGGGGTTATGATTCGATTTGTGAAAGCAATAATTAAAAAGTAACGTGCAATGGAAAGAAACAAGATCGAGTACGCAATGGGTTGGATTAAATCAATGAAAATAGCCTTGGGattagtatatatatttaattttctatcATCGGGCACTATTAGTTATACAAAATCAGTGAACTCCTTAACCTATTAGAGAATCTAACTGCCCAAATAGCCAAAttcgatattaaaccaaattagccctaatttaacttaaaactcTTATTTCTCAGCGAAATTCGAATTTCATCAAATTGCAACGAAATGGTTCAAACTTGAGACATACCACAAGCCAGAAAACCATATTTTATAGCATGATTGAGAAAGATTAAATTAGGGCATACTATGAGTTTGGTCAGAAAAAATCTTAACTTTACACATGCAATCCTAAATTGCACAATGAAATCAACAACTTTGCATAAGCTATgatgattttgcaaacaagaatttaaaTAAACCGACTCGTCAGATTAGTTCAGtaaaattctattaaatatgAATCAAATCATCCTAGTGAGTTTATAACAATTAAGTAAAATATACTAGAAAccttaaaaaatttaaacatacaaTTAATCCCAATAAAAGTTTACCTAGCCTTGCATAAGCATATTGAAAAACTCAATCAAAGATGAGGAAAGAATGTTGCTTATGATGAAATTTGCCCAGAAATTCGATCTAATCGGTGCCCAAAAACGTTCTCAATCTCCAATTTTTCTCTCCCACCTGGCTGGAACCGAAATCCCATATTTGTAGAACTAGCGTAGCGTCGCAACACTATGGTGGAATTAGGTCTCGAGTGTTAAGGAAGTGTTGCAACGGTGTTTTGACGCTCGATTACACGCGCGCGAGGTAATTCATCAGTTGAAGTTCGTAGTATTGTAACGCTACCCAATTCGATAGCTACTGCCTTGTAGTATTGAGCTGGAGCGTTGAAGGGGCGTTGCGACAATGATTACTTGTCCATAATTCGTTGCTTACTGTCTTTCAACGTTAGGTAAGCGTCAAGGGAcggttgcaacgctgccctcaAGGGTAGTTTGGTCAATTTGACATCTCTACTCATTTTGGTGCATCAAACTCTCGATTTTTTGCCCTTTTGGCTCGATTTTCATCTCAGCAACACACTTTCTTTACGGGATCaatttacctacaaaataagataaATAGAGCATAATAAATGTTCAAATCAGTAGGATTAAGGACATAaaattagctcttttttagagctaacaacCTTCTCTAACAAAAactcataactcactcaagattaagaccaAGTCGTATAGGATCATCCTACGAAATATTAATCCTCTCAATAACAtatttacaaagagagattaaatatttcttGAATCAatcttatataaattttttgtatagaatatcttccATTACATGTCTCTACGTGAACGATTATGATAAAATCATTTGTTACAATTAGAAAATGAGTTATATCCATTTATGTGACCAATATAAGccacctaaccttatccatgtactataaactatttaggttatttcttgaatATAATACACTTGTATGTTAActatatattgtttattaataACACATTAGTTGTATAGTTTTATGACACAAATTCTAAAAATgacaaccatttttttaaaagaaatgatggCTTTTAGCTAACCGAATGAGAAATTaggattaagaagaagaaaaatgaggaagaagaagaagataagtaggtttattttttaggttaaggaattgaattgaagattttaaaactatagaaACCAAATTAAAATCAAGTTCAGACTAAAAGTTTTGAAACTAGGTTTTTTTAGGTGaacaaaaaaaacatttcaatttATGAGATTCATCCGAACCTACGGAACTGAATtgaagattttaaaattataggtaGCAAATTGAACCAAGTTCAAACTAAAAGTTTTGAAATTACAGGGTGTGTTTGGCTGAAAGAGTTAGGAAGTAGCAATTGTGAACTTCACTCCTTGTTTGGCTCAAAGAGTTTGTGGATCCCACTactaaaaaacatcaattttgtACCTTATCAACTTCTTACATTGTGGATCTCAAAGTTCACAAGGCTCTAGATTTCATAACTCCTTGGATCTCATAATTACACTCCTTACCCCAAACACCCCCATAGAGACCAAATTACGggaaatttgtatggatgaccctTATTTAGGGGCCAACACGAAATTTGGATTTCACGTTATCCACATGTTAAAGTACCCATTTGACCTCAAAACGTATGCGAGGGGGAATTTGTACAAATGACCCCTATTTAAGGGCCTACTCGAAATTTAGTCACATTTTtacaaacaaatgaaatttggcCTTTTTCTGATGTCATCATGTTGTGAATTTACCACTTTaactcttctttcttcttcctcattctCTCTTttgtagcattttttttttttttcattttttctacttttcttcatcttcttttttttcctttcttttttttttttttttgtttatggagatttcttttgtttatgcCGCCCTTGggtaattttcctttttctttttcgacGGTTTCTGTttatttcaacattttttttttcatttttctctctttattctttgttttgccttttttttccaaagaaaaaagTTGTAGGTGTGTCTGGTGAAGAACAAGATGAAAGAGAGTGATAAGGCAACCCTAACCCTCAGCCCAAAGACCCAAGTTATTATGTAACAAGAACCTTTAAATCTAAGAAATTAATACCTCCCTATACGATTTAGTTCAACCCGGAAAAAAATGCTAGAATTAGATTACCTCTTGAATCTAGAAGCAAGATTGAGAAATCTTGTTCTAGATTGAATCACTTCACAATCAACTTGATCAAGGTTAGATTGAATGATTCATATGAGTCTCAAATATGAGATCTCAAATTTCATTCATAAGATTCTGATTACAAATGGATGGGGAGAAGGCTTTATATAGCCTTGTAGATATTCTAAACCTATTTAATGTAAAGTAgaaaaagtcaaaataaaatattaaaagagtTCTCCATCTTCCAACCACTATCTTCCATCGACTATCTTCCAAACACCTTTAGTGTAACATCATTAATGACAGCCTCAATCTTTGATTagtcataaaaataaaattaaagcgGAAATTacaataaagtatttgtgtaaTATAAAAATTCTTCAAAGTACTTGAACTCATGGAGACTTAATGTCTGCTCCATGTTCCACTTCAAACGAGCAAACATTGACCTTCAATACTCCAAATGGTCCTTCGTTTATTAGATTAACATTTTCCCCATGAAATAGATGATGAATCAACTCTAACTAATTTTGTACATGAAGAATAAATGATTGTGGAATCTTTACTGCCTTGGATCTTGTAATTGGTCCAACCGGAACGTGCGGAATACCTTGATTCTTATTAGAGAGAGGAGTGGAAGTAGGAGCGGGAATGAGAAAATAAGAGGAAGAATATGaacaaatgagaaaaaaattgaagaaaaaaatttcagTTATGTCTTATGAGGATCAAGACGAATGAGCGAGAAGCGGGAGTGGGAGCGGGAGCGAGGAGTAGGAGTGGGGAGCGAGAGCGGGAGTGGGAGCGGGGAACGGGAACAGGAGTGAGGAGCTAGAAACAGACTCTCGCGTGGGGGGATTTATACGGATGACCCCTATTTATGGGTCAAAACTTGAAATTTGGCATGACTTTAAAAAACACCGAAATTTGGCCTTTTGTTGATGTCATCCACATGTGAAAGTACCTATTTGACCTTAAAACGCGCGCGATGACCTATTTTTAGCTCTCCACTCCCGCTCCCCGCAAACTTCGAACAAGAATAGCCTTCACTGCCAACCTTCCGACTCTTGTTGCCGAATCGAAGGGGCTTGGCTTGTACCAGGCTCTAAACAAGATGCCAAAAAGAAGCTTATACCTATTTTTCAGTCTTGCTAGCCGGCAGGACTCCCACTTCTGCTCCCGTTTCTTGCTCGTTCGTCTTGATCCTCATAAGACACAGCTAcagttttttcttcaattttcttctcatTTGTTCAGattcttcttctcatttttttgtTCCCGCTCTTCGCTCCTCATTTTGCACTCCCACTCCCTACTCCCACTCTTCTCTCCTTTATCTTGTTCTTCATCCGACATACTTGCAACTTTTTTCTTCAGGAAAAAACTATAAAACGaagaataaagagagaaaaacgaaaaaaaGAGAGTGACATAAACAGAAATTGccgaagaagaaaaaggaaaattgctCAGAGGGTGGCGTAAATGAAAGAAATCgccaggaaaaaaaaaaggagagagaaaaaagaacaagaacaagatacaagaaaagggggaaaaaaaaagaagaagaaaaaatgttgCAAAGAGAGgaggaaggaagaagaaggaagaagaagaaagaagggtTAAAGTAGTAAATTAACAATATGATGACATCAATAAAagaccaaattccatttgtttGTAAAAGTGAGGCTAAATTTTGTATGGACCCTAAATAGGGGTCATCGGTACAAATCAGTGCTTGATCATGAGGAATGGTCTTGTAATTTAGCCTCACAAATGTTAAATAAACTTAGTTTAGTCGTAATTGATATACATTCATTCTCCTTATTTGATCTCCTAGATTAAAAATAACctcataaatattttattacatcaTTCGTTATTATATTGTAACTGAAACATTTTTATAACTAACTAAATATGTATCTTCAAATAGAacacaaaattttgtttaaaaaaaatctgacataaaatttgaaatcttACCAGAATAACACCATCTGAgtcaaaaatcaaattcatgAGCTTTTTCTATCGACATGTTGACATTCTATCtatattttcacattttcatTAGATCAATATGAGAAAtgaatcgatattttcattatgTCGTAAAAAAATCCATAGATCATAaaacataaacaataaaatatcactaatttgactataatataaataataaacattttatttgatttaagaaACATAAAAGATGAatttaccaaattaaatatttttaaatttttctcgttcttttttataaattttccaaaattattcATGAGATCGACATTCTATCAATATTTCaatcgatattttcataaaattgagaTTTCGACATTTTATAGTTATTAACATATGCTTTTAAGAACAATTTCTCTTCAATAATTAATGTGTCCTAATAATACTCTGTCATAGTAAATAACCACGTCCAACTCTATCATAGTAAACAACCACGTCCCTAATAAAAATCCAAGCTTAATTTGAGATTGCAATAGCTTTTAAAATCCTTAGTGGTTgtgcttttaaaaaaaatcaaatgtgaaaaaaagaaaaataatatttgataaattaCTTACAATTAGAAAATGATTTGTTACGACATTTAGTCgaaataaaaatagattatcatttcaattattttttatattcatatttaatttataatttattataatataattatttaaaaatatatatgatttgaataacaattaatttggtttaatttatattttttatcaaagatttttctaaaaattattgttataaaaaattgaacgaattaaaatttagaataaatgtaaataaaaaaattaatagaatgaaAATTTGAGATGGACAAGAGAAGataccaatttttttaaaaaaaggtgaAATCTAAAAGCTCTGTAGAATAGTTTAACGtgttaaaagaaatttagaagtgattatataaagaaatttAGTGGTTAAGATTCTCTTTTTAGGACTGCAAAAGCAATCACAAAAGGGCCTAATACTTctacaaatattaaaacaacttACTTTTCATAGAACATAAAATCAATCAACCCCTGATATGATATGTTTGTTTGTTAACTAGAATGAAGAGAAACACCACTCCAAAAATAGTTAGTTCCACAGCCAAAAAAGGAAAACCATCAATGGAACCATTAGGAAAGAAAATCAATTGAACAATTACTATACTTCCCTAAGTGCATGTTGGGAAGGTAACTAACATCTTAATAAGCAATCAAGAAATGCCTACCATCTGGCTGGGTATTGATTAATCGAAACACTATCGAGTTACAAGAATTGATTCGATTACAGACACGAATACCATACACCGGCAATGAAATACATCAAACACAAGACTGACGACCAATCGTAAGATTGGAAAGTCAGATGATAAGGAGTAGAATTCATTTTGTGATCAAGGAAATATCTCAATGATGTTAGAGCTTAAGATACAGTATAAGGATAATTACAAGTACCAGAACTCCAATTACTGACCCGACGATCCATTTATTTCGACTGATTCTTCGAGACATCGTGGCCAGAACCTTTTTACTCTTATCAATGGCGTCATCTACCCCATGAAGCTGCAACATGAAGCATGTTGTGTTAACAGTTGAATTATCCCAAGGATAGAAAAAGGGctagaaaattaaaatgagtGAGTTGAAGTTTTAGGGATGTTAATGGCATCAAAGATAGGACTTACTCAGCTAGAACATAATATCAAGACAAAACTGATGGGAACTGTATTAGGGTGTTATTAGAGTGTTATTAGAGTATTAAGGATATATTAGTAAATTAGATAGGGTGTTTGTTATACTTATTATAAATAGAGGGGGAAGGGAATGGAGAAGACAGGCAATATTTTAGTGAGTGATTTAGGACTTGAGTGTGATCTCAAGAGGGGAAGGGGCCCAAGCACCTCAAATTACTTAGTTCATCTTGTATTTTGGTTACTTTTTGTATTACAATATATTCAGCTTCTATTAAAAACTTACTCTCTTATGGGACTGGAGGAGAGTTTCACGCTGTTGATGCAAGTCCTGGAGGATTGAGACACCGAGCTCCTCGGTCTCCAGCATGGTTCTTCTACTCTCTGTGATTCTTTCACCTGACTGATTTATTCTCTCTATGGACATTGTCATCCTCTCTCTTTGATCAGCGGAAGCCTGTAAGAGGGTcggtaaaaataataaaaatggtaaattaaaCCTATGCGAGGCAATTATCTTCCATGTCAAATGAAGAGTTATCTTAATCCATGATGGGAATTCAACATGATATTATATAATAGAAAGCATCCAGAAACTCCACTCAAATTGACAATAACTCAAGAAACATATTCTGTTTAAAACAAGAGGGGAAAGATACGCCTGCTGTCTATCTACAAAGCTTAAAAACCATCACTTCACTCAAAAGAGTGATTGAGCAAAAACAAAGACTGGATAAGATGTTCATATCGTGAAGGTTTAGTAAATAGGACGTTTTATAGTAACTGTCATGCATCCGGagcttttttttataagaaataaTTTCATTGATGGTATGAAATAACAAAAGAGGAGAACCCATGAAAGGGGATCTATCAAAAAGCTTCTAAtggaaaaggaaggaaaaaaagatgTCATGGTGGAAGAGAGGGGAGCATTTACACCTAGCTACAACCATATTGACAATGTAGCATTACTTTTTATGACTACAACCATCCCGAGAACTTAAGATATGCAATACCTTTAAGAAAATATTACCGTCTGAACATAAGAGCGAAGATTCAAACCTCAACAAGGGAAGCTATTAGTGTTTTAATTTTAACCCATAAGCTTAGCCTAAAACATTGGCCACTAATggtgtgtttggtttaacttttcatgtgtttaattttgaaaaaaaaaaattgaagtgtttgacaacTATCCAAATTAgcttttgaaagttttaaaccgtttttatcaaaatagtttaaataaaGATGACTTTTTGGGAAGGGCGGCGTTCACTTTCCGGAAATGGCAGAAATCGATTCCAGTGTCGCAGAGAACATTATGTCTCGCGATCTGGAAATATCTGCGGAGATGGATACTGAACCCCTCCgcaaaaaaacattttttgtctagtcaatccaaacatgcCCTAAAACAGCCTAAAACTTTGGCCCATTTCATACAAATACATTAAGACAAACCATTTCAAATCCTTATATGCTCCATCAATTTGTTTCCAGACCTAGAACCCAACTCTCGATTGGGAAGCATTAGCAAGGAGATGAGAGTATATGTAGTACTTAAAATTCGAAGGCAACTGTAAAATTTGAATGATGAAAAATCTACCAAATGAGCATCTGCCATTCCAGACTCCAATAGTTCTTCACGGGCAGCCTGATCAGCATTTGGTGATGTCAATCTTTTAAATTCCTTTTTCAGTTTCCCAAGGTCAGCTTTGTACTCCCGTAACTTAGCAAGTAGCATAGCCTTTACCCCTGGCTGCAAACTTCTAGCCTCAAGGTCCATTTTCCGGATCTAGATAATCAATAAAGATAAAACATTCTATGCATATCAGTATGAATCTAACCAacctaaaatgaaaaagaaagaaaaccaaTAGAAGGCTCTTTAAACATACCAAAACATCAGCCTCATCCAAACTAACTTTGATTTCCGAAAGCCATTGCTGTTTCTGTTCTGCAATCCACATAAAGCTCCAATTGTGAACAATCAAAAGAAGAGTCTCTTAACTAATCAACTTCCTTTTCCAGTTCATTTCCAGAGTAGAATCCAATTCTGGACATGCAAGTCATTTTGCAATCTAACTCTAAAGAACTAGTAAGAAACACTAAGATTTCGATCCGGCTATCAAATAGAATTACCATCCCAGCCTCATATTCACATCCTTCTCCTACGGTTTAGAAACCTCAGCATCTACTCATGTTAACTCAAGATCTCTAACCACAATTCCAAGAATTCTCTTCCAAATACTAACAACAGAAAGAAAAGGCCGCAAGTTCCAAATCCTACATCTATCTTTCTTGAAAATCAAACGCGAAATATTGAAAATCGGAGCAGGAAAAGGTTAGGAAAGTACCTGAATCCGAGGCGGAGAAAGAGTTGGATTTCCGAGAAACATTGGCGGAGAGTTCACAATATTGACGCTCGTAACCCTCGAAAACCTCACTCATCTTGACTGAATTCTGGTGAAAGTCTGAGAAAAGCTTAGTTTGACTTTCCGGCGACCCCTCCGCTGAAAATTTTGCGGCGAAAATTGGGAGATCGGAAATCGGAGGTTGCAGAGGCTGAGGAAAGTGAAAACGGATGAGAAATTAGTTCGTGAAGTGAAGCCACTCAAATTCTCTCCGTGGTGGCTGAGAAGTAATTGCCGACAACGATAATATGCCTTGCTTAGTTCCTCatttatacatatacatatacacacatatatatatataataatatatatatattatattattctaAAGGGAAAAttgggaaagaaaaaaaaaagacaaagatGATCAATTTTGTAAAGTTCAACTTCAACCATTGGAAAATGTTATAATGGAGTTTCACTGTATTCGGTTGTGGAGGGTAGCTGTTGTAATCTTATAGTATTCTTTATGTTCATAGATACTATCCATTAGTTACTTCGatagtatatttttttatatggtTTTTAAGGTTGGTAAAAGTTTTGTGCTTTTTCGTAGATGATTGAGGTAGGAAATCTTCGATTTGATCAAGAATGGGATAAATCAAGGACATAAAATAGATTTTCGAATTGGAGACGAGACGGTATCCTCCACCCCAATCTCGTTcgaatatttttcaatatatatatttatatatatatataaaatagtagttgtactgttttttttttaagtttaattaactt
This DNA window, taken from Benincasa hispida cultivar B227 chromosome 6, ASM972705v1, whole genome shotgun sequence, encodes the following:
- the LOC120079404 gene encoding vesicle transport v-SNARE 12-like, with translation MSEVFEGYERQYCELSANVSRKSNSFSASDSEQKQQWLSEIKVSLDEADVLIRKMDLEARSLQPGVKAMLLAKLREYKADLGKLKKEFKRLTSPNADQAAREELLESGMADAHLASADQRERMTMSIERINQSGERITESRRTMLETEELGVSILQDLHQQRETLLQSHKRLHGVDDAIDKSKKVLATMSRRISRNKWIVGSVIGVLVLVIILILYLKL